In one window of Pseudodesulfovibrio sediminis DNA:
- a CDS encoding PaaI family thioesterase produces MDTDGVKKLLGEKNNFAALVGVEIVEVAPGTATCRMAVRDELLNPFGTVNAGAIYTLAETAFGAAANSHGNVALAVNLSIAYLKPGKSGTLTARAEELSAGGRMATYAVKVYDDADKLIADIQAMGYRMKKPLEDV; encoded by the coding sequence ATGGATACAGATGGCGTCAAGAAACTGCTCGGCGAGAAGAACAACTTCGCTGCCCTTGTTGGCGTCGAAATCGTAGAGGTCGCTCCGGGAACGGCAACCTGCCGCATGGCTGTTCGAGACGAACTGTTGAACCCGTTCGGCACGGTCAATGCCGGGGCCATCTATACCCTGGCCGAGACCGCCTTTGGGGCCGCCGCCAACAGTCACGGCAACGTGGCTCTGGCCGTGAATCTGTCCATCGCCTATCTCAAACCCGGAAAAAGCGGCACCCTCACCGCCAGGGCGGAGGAGCTGTCTGCCGGAGGTCGAATGGCAACATACGCCGTCAAGGTCTACGACGACGCCGACAAACTCATCGCCGACATCCAGGCCATGGGCTATCGCATGAAGAAGCCGCTGGAGGACGTGTAG
- the ruvX gene encoding Holliday junction resolvase RuvX: MRALGIDFGLKRVGLSVSDRTGTLVSPLKTIERTTRNALFDELIEIIHNEAIEAVVVGLPLSMSGEDTLTTRQARNFAESLGRRTELPIHMMDERLTSAEAEEELNATDIRGKKRKMALDSQAAVIILRSWLESEQS, translated from the coding sequence GTGCGCGCGCTGGGCATAGACTTCGGGCTGAAACGGGTGGGTCTCTCTGTCAGTGACCGCACCGGGACGCTGGTATCACCGCTCAAAACCATTGAACGGACAACCCGCAACGCCCTCTTTGACGAACTGATCGAAATCATTCACAATGAAGCCATTGAAGCCGTGGTGGTCGGCCTGCCTCTCTCCATGAGCGGCGAGGACACCCTGACCACACGCCAGGCCCGGAATTTCGCCGAAAGCCTGGGCCGGCGAACCGAACTGCCCATCCACATGATGGATGAACGACTGACATCGGCAGAGGCTGAAGAAGAACTCAACGCCACGGACATCCGCGGCAAAAAAAGAAAGATGGCTCTGGACAGTCAGGCCGCCGTCATCATCCTGCGCTCATGGCTCGAAAGCGAACAATCGTAA